In Lonchura striata isolate bLonStr1 chromosome 32, bLonStr1.mat, whole genome shotgun sequence, a single window of DNA contains:
- the C32H2orf42 gene encoding uncharacterized protein C2orf42 homolog encodes MLGNPGRRRSMDPCPGRPKAPSFLSDLGKATLRGIRRCPRCGTYNGTRGLSCKNKTCGAVFRAGARRQPGTDAVRLLGGARGQLYSVRQRDSRCFVELGTSETAIQTPEGTLLTQLSSGRCHAPACAKAAADKQCQHLKLALGCQAEATPLPLKSSVLGAVQAPAEAKQSLWALATEPTGPLVQRVTKSVLVVKCQASTRHGLGYLHASFGQRRFSCACRPPGHGRAQRRQQHREEEEEEEEEAPPARCIHFLACICAFASDESLAREFSEFLASDGSGLKGTVTPQLLRGPGLAPRARGAAAARAKKRKRDPGPAPQVPGPLLAPDPAHPGPRRSSLRKLPLVSSSPSSSSSSSSLKRHGCHQVLDESQVSLSFQEWLGSVTERIHQTMHYQFEGHPEPLVFHIPQSFFEALQQRISSGSGKKRLPNSTTEFVRSDALPLGTFSKYTWHITNVLQVKQIFDTPEVPLEITRSFVQNRDGSYEPFRSPRVEVEPLPEGLGPHEKQPPLRPLELQTFLKVGHTSPTQKEPTPFTIEWIPDILPRSRLGELRLKFQYGHHGGPRQPPGRGDPPPEPPLATITFP; translated from the exons ATGCTGGGAAACCCCGGGAGACGGCG ctccatgGATCCGTGCCCGGGCAGGCCCAAAGCGCCGTCCTTCCTGTCGGACCTGGGCAAGGCCACGCTGCGCGGCATCCGCCGCTGCCCTCGCTGCGGCACCTACAACGGCACGCGGGGGCTGAGCTGCAAGAACAAGACGTGCGGCGCCGTGTTCCGGGCGGGCGCACGGCGCCAGCCGGGCACCGACGCCGTGCGCCTGCTGGGCGGCGCGCGGGGCCAGCTCTACTCGGTGCGCCAGCGCGACTCGCGCTGCTTCGTGGAGCTGGGCACCTCCGAGACGGCCATCCAGACCCCCGAGGGCACCCTGCTCACCCAGCTGAGCTCGGGGCGCTGCCACGCGCCCGCCTGCGCCAAGGCGGCGGCCGAcaagcagtgccagcacctgaAGCTGGCGCTGGGCTGCCAGGCCGAGGCCACGCCGCTGCCGCTCAAGAGCTCGGTGCTGGGCGCCGTGCAGGCGCCCGCCGAGGCCAAGCAGAGCCTGTGGGCGCTGGCCACCGAGCCCACGGGGCCGCTGGTGCAGAGGGTCACCAAGAGCGTGCTGGTGGTCAAGTGCCAGGCCAGCACGAGGCACGGCCTGGGCTACCTGCACGCCAGCTTCGGCCAGCGGCGCTTCTCCTGCGCCTGCCGCCCGCCCGGGCACGGCCGCGCCCAGCGCcgccagcagcacagggaggaggaggaagaggaggaggaagaggcacCCCCCGCGCGCTGCATCCACTTCCTGGCCTGCATCTGTGCCTTCGCCAGCGACGAGAGCCTGGCACGGGAGTTCTCCGAGTTCCTCGCCTCCGACGGCAGCG GTCTGAAGGGGACGGTGACGCCACAGCTGCTGCGGGGCCCTGGCTTGGCACCTCGGGCTCggggggcagctgctgccagggccaagaagaggaaaagggacCCGGGGCCAG CCCCGCAGGTGCCCGGGCCCCTCCTGGCTCCAGACCCGGCTCACCCCGgccccaggaggagcagcctgaGGAAGCTGCCGCTCgtctcctcctccccttcctcctcctcctcctcctcctcgctgaAGAGACACG GCTGTCACCAGGTGCTGGACGAgtcccaggtgtccctgtcctTCCAGGAGTGGCTGGGCAGCGTCACCGAGCGCATCCACCAGACCATGCACTACCAGTTTGAGG gcCACCCAGAGCCGCTGGTTTTCCACATCCCCCAGTCCTTCTTCGAGGCTCTGCAGCAGCGCATCTCCAGCGGCAGCGGCAAGAAGAGGCTCCCCAACTCCACCACGG AATTCGTGCGCAGCGACGCGCTGCCCCTGGGCACCTTCTCCAAGTACACCTGGCACATCACCAACGTCCTGCAGGTGAAGCAGATCTTCGACACGCCCGAG GTGCCGCTGGAGATCACCCGGAGCTTCGTGCAGAACCGCGACGGCTCCTACGAGCCCTTCCGCAGCCCCCGCGTGGAGGTGGAGCCGCTGcccgaggggctgggccccCACGAGAAACAGCCCCCGCTGCGgcccctggagctgcagacCTTCCTCAAAGTCG GCCACACGTCCCCCACGCAGAAGGAGCCCACGCCCTTCACCATCGAGTGGATCCCCGACAtcctgccccgctcccgccTGGGCGAGCTGCGCCTCAAGTTCCAGTACGGGCACCACGGGGGGCCCCGGCAGCCCCCCGGCCGCGGGGACccccccccggagccccccctGGCCACCATCACCTTCCCCTGA